A genomic window from Variovorax paradoxus includes:
- a CDS encoding NAD(P)H-dependent oxidoreductase, translating into MNILLVLAHPEAASLNGALHRFMLERLVAAGHSVRVSDLYAMRWKPALDADDFPARDTAARFDPVLDSLHAFEAGTQTADIAAEQQKLLWADAVVLQFPLWWYSMPAILKGWVERIYAYGFAYGLGEHSDTHWGDRFGEGVMAGKRAMLVVTTGGWASHYAPRGINGPMDDLLFPIHHGILYYPGFDVLPPYVVHRTNKVDEAAYARITEELGQRLDALFATDPIPFRRQNAGDYEIPALTLREDIAPGKTGFGVHSA; encoded by the coding sequence GTGAACATCCTTCTGGTACTTGCCCACCCCGAAGCCGCCTCGCTCAATGGCGCGCTCCATCGCTTCATGCTCGAACGCCTAGTGGCTGCGGGCCATTCCGTACGCGTGTCCGACCTGTACGCCATGCGCTGGAAGCCCGCACTCGACGCCGACGACTTCCCCGCACGCGACACCGCCGCGCGCTTCGACCCCGTGCTCGATTCGCTTCATGCGTTCGAGGCCGGCACGCAAACCGCAGACATCGCCGCCGAGCAGCAAAAACTGCTGTGGGCCGATGCCGTAGTACTGCAGTTCCCGCTGTGGTGGTACTCGATGCCCGCCATCCTCAAGGGCTGGGTCGAGCGCATCTACGCCTATGGCTTTGCCTACGGCCTCGGCGAGCATTCAGACACGCACTGGGGCGATCGCTTCGGCGAAGGCGTGATGGCCGGCAAGCGCGCGATGCTGGTGGTGACGACCGGTGGCTGGGCATCGCACTACGCGCCGCGTGGCATCAACGGGCCAATGGACGACCTGCTCTTCCCCATTCACCACGGCATCCTCTACTACCCCGGCTTCGATGTGCTGCCGCCGTACGTGGTGCATCGCACGAACAAGGTCGATGAGGCTGCTTATGCGCGCATCACCGAGGAACTGGGTCAGCGGCTCGACGCGCTGTTCGCGACCGACCCGATTCCGTTCCGCCGGCAGAACGCCGGCGACTACGAGATTCCCGCGCTCACCCTGCGCGAAGACATCGCGCCGGGCAAGACGGGCTTTGGGGTGCATTCGGCTTAA
- a CDS encoding alpha/beta hydrolase domain-containing protein, with protein MKRWSLWAATVASAALFLSACGGSGAGGVLLPPPTTTTPTTPPVTATAPRYKLAITATEDVPGTFGSVGAYEKISGTFTGEVDPKDARNAIIQDLSLAPLNANGKVEYTSDFVLFKPKDMTKASGVLRYDAPNRGNIVSLDPYFASRGYVFLTAAWQGDVPAAPGKLTLKVPVAKNADGSSITGTYRAELLPTAANNDSLPLPGGPFNAAMQAYATASLDNTKPGYVLTRRINEGDARQLIPASEWKFAKCSATTPFPGTPDETNVCLKDKWDPAYMYELVYIAKDPKVMGLGLAALRDMITFFHRDASDAAGTANPVAAAIKNTIASGVSQCGNFMKTFVHLGFNEDRAGQKVFDGVFAQIAARQTNINMRFSIPGGGGGVRADHTAFGQAGTRGLSKDYVDDVAQRRGGILSRCEASGTCPKLFIGFSGTEFWTLQGSPLLTDAWGTTDLVQPGNARIYYYASTHHLLGLPSLPGASAGALYATNGNAGVIPVVRALYQNLEDWVVKGTTPPDSQVPKLADTTLVRPQQLKFPAIPGVSYTGLVNTYSLLDWGPNYRPQDESGIATQVPPAYLGRDYAILVPQVDADGNDLAGIRSLDVAVPQGTNTGWNYTNQPGRIDQAGLFGSYFAFAKTAALRGSDPRPSLQERYVDQAGYVAAVTTAANDLVAKRFMLRVDADAAIANAVANPVLP; from the coding sequence ATGAAACGCTGGAGCCTTTGGGCTGCCACGGTGGCTTCGGCCGCCCTTTTTCTGAGCGCATGCGGTGGAAGCGGAGCAGGAGGCGTGCTGCTGCCACCACCCACCACCACGACGCCCACCACACCACCCGTGACTGCCACCGCGCCCAGGTACAAGCTAGCCATTACCGCGACCGAAGACGTGCCCGGCACCTTCGGCAGCGTGGGCGCCTACGAGAAGATCAGCGGCACCTTCACCGGCGAGGTCGATCCGAAGGACGCTCGCAACGCCATCATCCAGGACCTCTCGCTCGCGCCGCTCAACGCCAACGGCAAGGTCGAGTACACGTCGGACTTCGTGCTCTTCAAGCCGAAGGACATGACCAAGGCCAGCGGCGTGCTGCGCTACGACGCGCCCAACCGCGGCAACATCGTGAGCCTCGATCCGTACTTTGCCTCGCGCGGCTACGTTTTTCTGACGGCCGCCTGGCAGGGTGACGTGCCGGCCGCGCCCGGCAAGCTCACGCTGAAGGTGCCGGTCGCGAAGAACGCCGATGGCAGCAGCATCACCGGCACTTATCGCGCCGAGCTGCTGCCTACCGCTGCGAACAACGATTCACTGCCCCTGCCGGGCGGCCCGTTCAATGCGGCGATGCAGGCCTATGCCACCGCGAGCCTCGACAACACGAAGCCCGGCTATGTGCTCACTCGCCGCATCAACGAAGGCGACGCGCGCCAGCTCATTCCCGCGAGCGAATGGAAGTTTGCGAAGTGCAGTGCCACCACGCCGTTCCCCGGCACGCCCGACGAGACAAACGTCTGCCTCAAGGACAAATGGGACCCGGCCTACATGTATGAGCTGGTCTACATCGCGAAAGACCCGAAGGTCATGGGCCTCGGCCTCGCGGCGCTGCGCGACATGATCACCTTCTTCCACCGCGACGCGAGCGATGCGGCGGGCACAGCCAACCCGGTGGCCGCCGCCATCAAGAACACCATCGCCTCGGGCGTCTCGCAGTGTGGCAACTTCATGAAGACCTTCGTGCATCTCGGCTTCAACGAGGACCGCGCGGGCCAGAAGGTGTTCGACGGCGTGTTCGCGCAAATTGCGGCGCGTCAGACCAACATCAACATGCGCTTCTCGATTCCTGGTGGCGGCGGTGGCGTGCGCGCCGACCACACGGCCTTCGGCCAGGCCGGCACGCGCGGCCTTTCGAAGGACTACGTGGACGACGTGGCGCAGCGGCGCGGCGGCATCCTGTCACGCTGTGAGGCGAGCGGCACCTGTCCCAAGCTCTTCATCGGCTTCAGCGGCACCGAGTTCTGGACCCTGCAGGGCTCGCCGCTGCTGACCGATGCCTGGGGCACGACCGACCTTGTGCAGCCCGGCAACGCGCGCATCTACTACTACGCGAGCACGCACCATCTGCTGGGCCTCCCGTCGCTGCCGGGCGCAAGCGCAGGGGCGCTGTATGCGACCAACGGCAATGCCGGCGTGATCCCGGTCGTGCGTGCGCTGTACCAGAACCTCGAAGACTGGGTCGTCAAGGGCACCACGCCGCCCGACAGCCAGGTGCCGAAGCTGGCAGACACCACGCTGGTGCGGCCGCAGCAGCTCAAGTTTCCGGCGATTCCGGGCGTGAGCTACACGGGGCTGGTCAACACCTATTCGTTGCTGGACTGGGGCCCCAACTACAGGCCGCAGGACGAGAGCGGCATCGCCACGCAGGTGCCGCCGGCCTACCTGGGCCGCGACTACGCGATCCTGGTGCCGCAGGTAGATGCGGACGGCAACGACCTCGCAGGCATCCGCAGCCTGGACGTCGCCGTGCCGCAGGGCACGAACACCGGTTGGAACTACACGAACCAGCCCGGCCGCATCGACCAGGCCGGCCTGTTCGGGTCGTACTTTGCGTTTGCCAAGACGGCGGCGCTGCGTGGAAGCGACCCGCGCCCGTCGCTGCAGGAGCGCTATGTGGATCAGGCGGGCTACGTCGCGGCAGTAACCACGGCTGCCAATGACCTGGTGGCGAAGCGCTTCATGCTGCGTGTGGATGCCGATGCGGCTATTGCCAACGCGGTCGCCAATCCGGTACTGCCTTAA
- a CDS encoding Bug family tripartite tricarboxylate transporter substrate binding protein gives MKRFPLTVLTAALALMPLLSHADAFPEKAITFVVPFAAGTATDQIARALGNQIAAETKQAVIIDNKAGASGFIASQNVAKAPADGYTVLITTNTTHAANEHLFKKLPYDPVKDFAPIAALGKGGQIMVVNPSFPAKNVAEFIALAKKEPGKYSFGSGSSSSRMAGELLQQMADIKLLHVPYKSNTLAVTDLLGSQINMMITDTATGLPQVKAGKLRALGISSSARSPLAPDVPTISEAGVKGYEMGYWFAAYAPAKTPPAVVKRLNELLVKAARSEAAKTAFYEPTGTEVFTTSPEELAKFQANESQKWGRIVKSAGIEAE, from the coding sequence ATGAAACGATTTCCCCTCACCGTGCTGACCGCCGCACTGGCTCTGATGCCACTGCTGAGCCACGCGGATGCCTTCCCCGAGAAGGCCATCACCTTCGTCGTGCCCTTCGCGGCCGGCACAGCCACCGACCAGATCGCGCGTGCGCTCGGCAACCAGATCGCGGCGGAGACGAAGCAGGCCGTCATCATCGACAACAAGGCCGGCGCCAGCGGCTTCATCGCCTCGCAGAACGTGGCCAAGGCTCCCGCCGACGGCTACACGGTGCTCATCACCACCAACACCACGCACGCGGCCAATGAGCACCTGTTCAAGAAGCTGCCCTACGACCCGGTGAAAGACTTCGCGCCCATCGCCGCGCTCGGCAAGGGCGGGCAGATCATGGTGGTGAACCCCTCGTTCCCCGCGAAGAACGTGGCCGAGTTCATCGCGCTCGCGAAGAAGGAGCCGGGCAAGTACAGCTTCGGCAGCGGTAGCTCGTCGAGCCGCATGGCGGGCGAGCTGCTGCAGCAGATGGCCGACATCAAACTGCTGCACGTGCCCTACAAGAGCAACACGCTCGCCGTGACCGACCTGCTGGGCAGCCAGATCAACATGATGATCACCGACACGGCCACTGGCCTGCCGCAGGTCAAGGCCGGCAAGCTGCGCGCGCTGGGCATCTCCAGCTCGGCGCGCTCGCCGCTCGCGCCCGACGTGCCCACCATCTCCGAAGCCGGCGTGAAGGGCTACGAAATGGGCTACTGGTTCGCGGCCTATGCGCCCGCGAAGACGCCGCCGGCCGTGGTCAAGCGGCTCAACGAGCTGCTGGTGAAGGCTGCGAGGAGCGAGGCTGCAAAGACAGCGTTCTACGAGCCGACCGGCACCGAGGTGTTCACGACCTCGCCCGAGGAACTTGCGAAGTTCCAGGCCAACGAGTCCCAGAAGTGGGGCCGCATCGTGAAGTCGGCCGGCATCGAGGCCGAGTAG
- a CDS encoding AtuA-related protein gives MNTITTDTIEVPLYRAAHGRTGDKGDRSNISVIAWHAELYPLLVEQLTPERVAAQFHHRAPSQVQRFVLPKLHAMNFVLDAVLDGGVNDALNLDAHGKALSFLLLDMPVRVPRALVPLLAGP, from the coding sequence ATGAACACCATCACCACCGACACCATCGAAGTGCCGCTGTACCGCGCCGCCCATGGCCGCACCGGCGACAAGGGCGACCGCTCCAACATCAGCGTCATCGCCTGGCATGCGGAGCTCTATCCCTTGCTGGTCGAGCAGCTCACGCCCGAGCGCGTCGCTGCGCAGTTCCACCACCGCGCACCGTCGCAGGTGCAGCGCTTCGTGTTGCCGAAGCTGCACGCGATGAACTTCGTGCTCGACGCTGTGCTGGACGGCGGCGTCAACGACGCGCTGAACCTCGACGCGCATGGCAAGGCGCTGTCCTTCCTGCTGCTCGACATGCCTGTTCGCGTGCCTCGCGCGCTTGTACCGTTGCTGGCTGGGCCGTAG
- a CDS encoding acyclic terpene utilization AtuA family protein — MNSIDPPTLLIGCAAGFSGDRTDAAGPVVDTLIARLAGGPQGLRAFLIFETLAERTLALAQLRRRDNPDAGYEPLLDDMLRPVLARCLAHGIRIVSNFGAANPRAAARHIARMARELGASAPRIAVVEGDDLSGPEHRELLNEALGAQMEGLRMVSANAYIGAEPIAAALDAGAQIVVCGRVADPSLTVGPAMSHFGWRADDWARLGRATMAGHLLECGAQVCGGYFADPGYKNVPGLEAVGFPIAEIDTDGRCTIGKADGTGGLVSEATVKEQLLYEVHDPAAYLTPDVVADIADAEVHALPGADRVALSGVRGHARPGRYKVNVCHEGGWLAEGEISYAGPRAEARARLAADVLRKRLDGLALRVDLIGALSILGDDAGRALADTPDAGLRDVRLRVAATHADRAQAERLAREVMALYTCGPAGGGGVRTALTPRLNTLSCLLPREAVPVRFELLGEEALA; from the coding sequence ATGAACTCCATTGATCCGCCCACGCTGCTGATAGGTTGCGCCGCCGGCTTCTCGGGTGACCGCACCGACGCCGCCGGGCCGGTGGTCGACACGCTGATCGCGCGGCTGGCCGGCGGCCCTCAGGGGCTGCGCGCCTTCCTGATCTTCGAGACGCTGGCCGAGCGCACGCTTGCGCTGGCGCAACTGCGCCGCCGCGACAACCCCGACGCAGGCTACGAACCGCTGCTCGACGACATGCTGCGGCCCGTGCTCGCGCGTTGCCTGGCGCATGGCATCCGCATCGTGAGCAACTTCGGTGCCGCCAACCCGCGCGCCGCCGCCCGGCACATTGCCCGCATGGCGCGCGAACTGGGCGCGAGCGCGCCGCGCATCGCGGTGGTGGAGGGCGACGACCTGTCCGGGCCCGAACACCGCGAGCTGCTGAACGAAGCGCTCGGTGCGCAGATGGAAGGCCTGCGCATGGTCAGCGCCAATGCCTACATCGGCGCCGAGCCGATTGCCGCCGCACTCGATGCGGGCGCGCAGATCGTGGTGTGCGGCCGCGTGGCCGATCCGTCGCTCACCGTTGGCCCGGCCATGTCGCACTTCGGCTGGCGCGCCGATGACTGGGCCCGGCTGGGCCGCGCGACCATGGCGGGGCATCTGCTCGAGTGCGGCGCACAGGTGTGTGGCGGCTACTTCGCCGACCCGGGCTACAAGAACGTGCCGGGGCTGGAAGCGGTGGGCTTCCCCATCGCAGAGATCGACACCGACGGCCGCTGCACCATAGGCAAGGCCGACGGCACCGGTGGCCTCGTGAGCGAAGCCACGGTGAAGGAGCAGCTGCTCTACGAAGTGCACGACCCGGCGGCCTACCTGACGCCCGACGTGGTCGCCGACATTGCCGACGCCGAAGTGCACGCGCTGCCCGGTGCGGATCGTGTTGCGCTCTCCGGCGTGCGCGGCCATGCGCGGCCGGGCCGCTACAAGGTCAATGTCTGCCATGAAGGCGGCTGGCTGGCCGAGGGCGAAATCTCCTATGCGGGCCCGCGCGCCGAGGCCCGTGCGCGGCTTGCAGCGGACGTGCTGCGCAAGCGCCTCGACGGACTCGCATTGCGCGTGGACCTGATCGGCGCGCTGAGCATCCTGGGCGACGACGCGGGCCGTGCGCTGGCGGATACACCCGACGCCGGCTTGCGCGACGTTCGCCTGCGCGTCGCCGCCACGCATGCCGATCGCGCGCAGGCCGAACGACTGGCGCGCGAGGTCATGGCGCTCTACACCTGCGGCCCGGCAGGCGGCGGCGGCGTGCGCACCGCGCTCACGCCGCGGCTCAACACGCTGTCGTGCCTGCTGCCGCGCGAGGCGGTGCCGGTGCGCTTCGAACTGCTCGGCGAGGAGGCCCTGGCATGA
- a CDS encoding LysR family transcriptional regulator: MRKTPDLSTRQLRAFLALAEHRNFTRAAQSSHLSQPAFSALIRTLEDAVGTRLFDRDTRSVQLTPEGRLFEGSARRLLDDMGSAMGDLADHVERRKGRVRVAALPSLAAGWLPTVFAEFMQAWPGIRIDLDDALSDACIALVRNGQADFALAASGAGGTADSDLRARKLCTDRFHLVCRADHPLARESRLTVKKIAPHPFIQMARNSSVRQALDAALHPQRLNAVFEVEHLATVMGLVEAGLGISVVPALTLFHFQRETLVTRPLPLPSLTRTLYMVQRREGSLSVAAQTLHDLIVARLGSLRLD; encoded by the coding sequence ATGAGAAAGACGCCCGACCTCTCCACGCGACAGCTGCGCGCCTTTCTCGCGCTGGCAGAGCACCGCAACTTCACGCGCGCGGCGCAGAGCAGCCATCTCTCGCAGCCCGCGTTCAGCGCGCTGATCCGCACGCTCGAAGACGCGGTCGGCACGCGCCTGTTCGACCGCGACACGCGCAGCGTGCAGCTCACGCCCGAAGGCCGGCTGTTCGAGGGCTCCGCGCGCCGGCTGCTCGACGACATGGGCAGCGCCATGGGCGACCTTGCCGACCACGTGGAGCGCCGCAAGGGCCGCGTGCGCGTAGCCGCCCTGCCCTCGCTCGCGGCTGGCTGGCTGCCCACCGTGTTCGCCGAGTTCATGCAGGCCTGGCCGGGCATCCGCATCGACCTGGACGACGCGCTGTCCGACGCCTGCATTGCGCTGGTGCGCAATGGCCAGGCCGACTTCGCGCTCGCCGCCTCGGGCGCCGGCGGCACGGCCGACAGCGACCTGCGTGCGCGCAAGCTCTGCACCGACCGCTTCCACCTCGTGTGCCGCGCCGACCACCCGCTGGCGCGCGAGTCGCGCCTCACGGTGAAGAAGATCGCGCCCCACCCCTTCATCCAGATGGCGCGCAACAGCAGCGTGCGGCAGGCGCTCGACGCGGCGCTGCATCCGCAAAGGCTGAACGCTGTGTTCGAGGTGGAGCACCTGGCCACTGTGATGGGGCTGGTCGAGGCCGGGCTGGGCATCAGCGTGGTGCCCGCGCTCACGCTCTTCCACTTCCAGCGCGAGACGCTGGTGACGCGGCCGCTGCCCCTGCCTTCCCTCACGCGCACGCTCTACATGGTGCAGCGGCGCGAAGGCAGCCTGTCGGTGGCGGCGCAGACGCTGCACGACCTGATCGTCGCGCGGCTGGGGTCGCTGCGGCTGGATTGA
- a CDS encoding Bug family tripartite tricarboxylate transporter substrate binding protein: MRHSRRGFVGLMLTLAAGLRASPALAAPLSSRPIRLIVPFGAGGVADLVARSVAQKMSESMGQSIVVDNKPGAGGVVASDTVAKAPPDGHTLLLMSNGNAVSVGLFKSLPYDTVKDFAPISTLGYFDMAVLTASNSKFKTFADLVAHAKANPGKLNIGTINVGSTQNLAGELLKSSLGIDAQVVPFNGTPAVVTALRGGQVDVAVEILSPVLSQIEGKALRALAVMGDKRSPSLPDVPTVAESGTPGFQVASWNALAAPAKTPPDVIARLNQEARAALASPEVMKRLQNLGVEPRSSTSQEQARLLESEIQRWSAVIQRAGIPKQ; encoded by the coding sequence ATGAGACATTCCCGTCGCGGCTTCGTCGGCCTGATGCTGACCCTGGCCGCCGGCCTGCGCGCATCGCCCGCGCTGGCCGCCCCCTTGTCTTCGCGTCCGATCCGCCTGATCGTGCCCTTCGGTGCCGGTGGCGTGGCGGACCTGGTCGCACGCAGCGTGGCCCAGAAGATGTCCGAGTCGATGGGCCAGAGCATCGTGGTCGACAACAAACCCGGCGCGGGCGGCGTGGTGGCCTCCGACACCGTGGCCAAAGCGCCGCCTGACGGCCACACGCTGCTGCTGATGTCCAACGGCAATGCCGTGAGCGTGGGCCTGTTCAAGTCGCTGCCCTACGACACGGTGAAGGACTTCGCGCCGATCTCCACGCTCGGCTACTTCGACATGGCGGTGCTCACAGCGAGCAACAGCAAGTTCAAGACATTCGCCGACCTGGTGGCTCACGCCAAGGCCAATCCGGGCAAGCTCAACATTGGCACCATCAACGTTGGCAGCACGCAGAACCTGGCAGGCGAGCTGCTGAAGAGTTCACTCGGCATCGATGCGCAGGTCGTACCCTTCAACGGCACGCCGGCTGTGGTCACGGCGCTGCGTGGCGGGCAGGTTGATGTGGCGGTGGAAATCCTCTCGCCCGTTCTCTCGCAGATCGAAGGCAAGGCGCTGCGCGCGCTGGCGGTCATGGGCGACAAGCGCTCGCCCAGCCTGCCGGACGTGCCGACCGTTGCAGAGAGCGGCACGCCGGGCTTCCAGGTTGCATCATGGAACGCGCTGGCCGCCCCCGCCAAGACACCGCCCGACGTGATCGCCCGCCTGAACCAGGAGGCCCGCGCAGCCCTGGCTTCGCCCGAAGTCATGAAGCGCCTGCAGAACCTCGGCGTGGAGCCGCGTAGCAGCACATCGCAGGAACAGGCGCGGCTGCTGGAAAGCGAAATCCAGCGTTGGTCGGCCGTGATCCAGCGCGCCGGCATTCCCAAGCAGTAA
- a CDS encoding amidohydrolase family protein produces the protein MKTIAPPHSNPSRPAFRLPAGACDAHCHVFGPGDVFPYSDNRRYTPPDAPAAKLRALHELLGIERVVLVQASVHGHDNRAMLDAIAQSPDTYRGVAMVGAGVTDAELAALHKAGVRSVRFNFVQHLGGAPDLPTVLRMAERIRPLGWHLVLHLDADDLLTYRAFLDTLPVPFVIDHMGRTMVEHGLGQQACTMMLELMRDERAWVKVSGAERISQTLSSQGQPYADAVPFARQLIEAAPDRVLWGTDWPHPNVREMPDDGKLVDLLPLFSDDPAQLRKLLVDNPTRLYWYD, from the coding sequence TTGAAAACCATCGCCCCACCCCACTCAAACCCGAGCCGCCCCGCGTTCCGACTGCCAGCCGGCGCCTGCGACGCACACTGCCATGTGTTCGGCCCCGGCGACGTGTTTCCGTATTCGGACAACCGCCGCTACACGCCGCCCGATGCGCCGGCCGCAAAGCTGCGCGCCCTGCACGAACTGCTGGGCATCGAGCGCGTGGTGCTGGTGCAGGCCAGCGTGCACGGCCACGACAACCGCGCCATGCTCGACGCCATCGCGCAATCGCCCGACACCTATCGCGGCGTGGCCATGGTGGGTGCGGGCGTCACCGATGCCGAGCTCGCCGCGCTGCACAAGGCCGGCGTGCGCTCGGTGCGCTTCAACTTCGTGCAGCACCTGGGCGGCGCGCCCGACCTGCCCACAGTGCTGCGCATGGCCGAGCGCATACGGCCGCTGGGCTGGCACCTGGTGCTGCATCTGGACGCGGATGACCTGTTGACCTACCGCGCATTCCTCGACACGCTGCCGGTGCCCTTCGTCATCGACCACATGGGCCGCACGATGGTCGAGCACGGCCTCGGCCAGCAGGCCTGCACGATGATGCTGGAGCTGATGCGCGACGAGCGCGCGTGGGTCAAGGTGAGCGGTGCCGAGCGCATCTCGCAGACCCTCTCGAGCCAGGGGCAGCCTTATGCAGACGCCGTGCCCTTCGCGCGCCAGTTGATCGAGGCCGCGCCCGATCGCGTGCTGTGGGGCACCGACTGGCCGCACCCCAACGTGCGCGAAATGCCCGACGACGGCAAGCTCGTTGATCTGCTGCCGCTGTTCAGCGACGACCCGGCGCAGCTTCGCAAGCTGCTGGTCGACAACCCGACCCGCCTGTACTGGTACGACTGA
- a CDS encoding porin: MRRLSRLQALSLRTLPALALCTATHPIWAQSAADAAGSVQIYGLLDAFVGSMQRSDEPGRTKLLGSGGMTTAYWGVRGSESLGDGLQAQFALESFFQTDSGTFGRNSTDPYFSRNAWVGLAGGFGQLSLGRQTNPMFVASGAFNPFGVSLQFSPVMLHTWQPTYNRAVLGDSVWSNAIQYTSPTFAGLRASLLYGMGEVQDREGIRNLNLTLNYAAGPFAAVVSVQQAKTGPGFTTTIGRQDAALVGASYDFKAVQLYGQLQRTRTPDIRTTANTAQLGATVPVGAGRFLASVARTERKVTGAAETHRTTWAAGYDHFLSKRTDLYAVYMRDRLTGFGNSGSVGLGVRHRF, from the coding sequence ATGAGAAGACTTTCGCGCCTTCAGGCCCTTTCGCTGCGCACACTACCGGCGCTTGCGCTTTGCACTGCCACGCACCCCATATGGGCGCAGTCCGCCGCAGATGCTGCGGGCAGCGTGCAGATCTACGGCCTGCTCGACGCCTTCGTCGGATCGATGCAGCGCAGCGACGAGCCCGGCCGCACCAAGCTGCTCGGCAGCGGTGGCATGACGACGGCCTACTGGGGCGTACGGGGCAGCGAAAGCCTCGGTGACGGACTGCAGGCGCAGTTCGCATTGGAGAGCTTCTTTCAGACCGACTCCGGCACCTTCGGGCGCAACAGCACCGACCCGTACTTTTCGCGGAATGCGTGGGTAGGCCTGGCGGGCGGTTTCGGCCAGCTGTCGCTCGGCCGGCAGACCAATCCGATGTTCGTGGCCAGCGGCGCCTTCAACCCGTTCGGCGTATCGCTGCAGTTCTCGCCCGTCATGCTCCACACATGGCAGCCCACGTACAACCGCGCCGTGCTCGGCGACAGCGTGTGGAGCAACGCCATTCAGTACACCTCCCCCACCTTCGCCGGCTTGCGCGCCAGCCTGCTCTACGGCATGGGCGAAGTGCAGGACCGAGAAGGCATCCGCAACCTGAACCTGACCCTCAACTATGCGGCGGGGCCCTTTGCCGCCGTGGTGTCAGTGCAGCAGGCCAAAACCGGCCCCGGCTTCACCACGACCATCGGCCGGCAGGACGCTGCGCTGGTCGGCGCCTCCTACGACTTCAAGGCCGTGCAGTTGTACGGCCAGCTGCAGCGCACCCGCACGCCCGACATCCGTACCACAGCAAATACCGCGCAGCTGGGTGCTACGGTTCCTGTGGGTGCGGGGCGTTTCCTCGCCTCGGTGGCGCGCACCGAGCGCAAGGTGACGGGCGCCGCCGAAACGCACCGCACCACCTGGGCGGCTGGCTACGACCACTTTCTTTCAAAGCGGACCGACCTGTATGCGGTCTATATGCGAGACCGGCTGACCGGTTTTGGGAACAGTGGCAGCGTGGGCCTAGGCGTGCGTCATCGCTTCTGA
- a CDS encoding LysR substrate-binding domain-containing protein, translated as MDLKQLEYFIRVAELGSFTRASDVIDIAQPALSRQVRQLEVELRQNLLVRNGRGVVTTDAGKRLLEHGRGILHQVERAREDMSLMRDALAGRVAVGLPPSVAGVLTVPLVRAVRERLPDAALSITENLSTAMQESLLTGRLDIALLYNPQPSPDVDSETVLEEDLFLVSATKGTGPARRGAPLALHQLAEQQLVIPTRPNAIRMLVEAELAAIGRRPQIALEIDGVPAILALVADGAGHAVLSRNAVTLAGRSQRYAIRPIVKPGLRSRLALATSSQRPVTRTQRAMGELLRELVQQHLGANAVTGAAQKR; from the coding sequence ATGGACCTGAAACAGCTGGAGTACTTCATCCGCGTGGCCGAACTCGGCAGCTTCACCCGCGCGTCGGACGTGATCGACATCGCGCAGCCTGCGCTGAGCCGCCAGGTGCGCCAGCTCGAAGTGGAACTGCGGCAGAACCTGCTGGTGCGCAACGGCCGCGGCGTGGTGACCACGGATGCCGGCAAGCGCCTGCTGGAGCATGGCCGCGGCATCCTCCACCAGGTCGAGCGGGCAAGGGAAGACATGAGCCTCATGCGAGATGCGCTGGCCGGTCGCGTCGCTGTCGGCCTGCCGCCCAGCGTGGCCGGTGTGCTGACGGTGCCGCTGGTGCGGGCCGTGCGCGAGCGGCTGCCCGATGCCGCACTGTCCATCACCGAGAACCTTTCGACCGCGATGCAGGAATCGCTGCTCACCGGCCGGCTCGACATCGCGCTGCTCTACAACCCGCAGCCTTCGCCTGACGTGGACAGCGAGACGGTGCTGGAGGAAGACCTGTTCCTGGTCAGCGCGACCAAGGGCACTGGGCCCGCGCGTCGTGGCGCACCACTGGCCTTGCATCAGCTGGCCGAGCAGCAACTTGTGATTCCGACCCGGCCCAACGCGATCCGCATGCTGGTCGAGGCGGAGCTTGCCGCCATTGGCCGGCGGCCACAGATCGCGCTGGAGATCGACGGCGTTCCGGCCATCCTCGCGCTGGTGGCCGATGGTGCCGGCCACGCCGTGCTGTCGCGCAATGCGGTCACCCTTGCCGGGCGATCGCAGCGCTATGCGATCCGGCCCATCGTCAAGCCCGGCCTGCGCAGCCGGCTGGCGCTGGCGACCAGTTCGCAGCGGCCGGTCACGCGCACGCAGCGGGCCATGGGCGAACTGCTGCGCGAGCTCGTGCAGCAGCATCTCGGCGCCAACGCTGTGACTGGTGCGGCTCAGAAGCGATGA